The proteins below come from a single Stomoxys calcitrans chromosome 1, idStoCalc2.1, whole genome shotgun sequence genomic window:
- the LOC131996739 gene encoding uncharacterized protein LOC131996739, producing the protein MAPLPPDRCTITPAFHVTGIDFAGPFEIKVSSLRRSPLLKGYVSIFVCFATKAVHLEPCSELSTAAFEAAFSRFLGRRGLPRKVVSDNGRNFVGASRKMLREFRSFIQVAASDIAEKYATQGFEWQFIPPHAPHMGGLWESAVKSFKHHFKRVAGAHLFTFEQFSTVLARIEGVLNSRPISAISEDPNDLTALTPGHFLKGAPIMAFPEPSADDISLVNRWLKLKAIHHQFAIRWKEEYLRTLQKRYKWKTTSPNIRVGDLVVVMDDLLPPSEWRLGRVAKTHNGSDKNIRVADKS; encoded by the exons ATGGCTCCGCTCCCCCCTGACAGATGCACTATTACACCAGCATTTCACGTGACTGGTATAGATTTTGCAGGACCTTTTGAAATTAAGGTTTCATCCCTGCGCCGATCCCCTCTCCTGAAAGGCTATGTGAGCATTTTCGTGTGCTTCGCTACCAAGGCCGTACATTTAGAGCCATGTTCCGAGCTCTCCACAGCAGCATTTGAAGCCGCATTCTCTCGTTTCCTTGGGAGGCGAGGCCTACCTAGAAAGGTAGTGTCTGATAATGGGAGAAATTTCGTAGGGGCCAGTCGCAAAATGCTTAGAGAATTTAGAAGTTTTATTCAGGTGGCGGCAAGCGACATTGCGGAAAAATATGCTACACAGGGTTTCGAGTGGCAGTTCATACCCCCTCATGCTCCACATATGGGTGGCCTTTGGGAGTCGGCTGTTAAATCTTTCAAGCACCATTTCAAAAGAGTAGCTGGGGCTCATTTGTTTACCTTCGAGCAGTTTTCGACCGTCCTTGCTCGAATTGAAGGAGTTCTAAACTCACGGCCCATCTCCGCTATCTCTGAGGATCCTAATGATCTCACAGCCCTAACACCCGGACACTTTTTGAAAGGTGCTCCAATCATGGCATTTCCCGAGCCTAGTGCTGATGACATTTCCCTGGTGAATAGGTGGTTGAAGCTTAAGGCAATCCATCACCAGTTTGCTATACGATGGAAGGAAGAATATCTGAGGACGCTACAGAAGCGATATAAATGGAAAACCACTTCACCCAACATAAGGGTCGGCGATCTTGTGGTCGTAATGGATGATCTACTACCGCCTAGCGAATGGCGATTAGGAAGAGTGGCCAAGACTCACAATGGTTCGGACAAGAACATTAGGGTAGCCGAC AAATCCTAG
- the LOC131998520 gene encoding uncharacterized protein LOC131998520 → MNAQELYKCMLCKKRHALRFCPQFILMTVEDRRAAVRQHRYCRNCLAKSHSVVECQSTDTCRKCGFQHHTMLHPRKLVLKSKSSNAASKSHSSNQPTSSRPQRNPAAQSNATAKSRIGQRQHSASAGQQQQRRAKRHNKPKGQRSHQQQPPKHQRKLKTQKSNKERPLTSQPNYLILSEAIKSLATVLCASPNLAQAQGRRHGQI, encoded by the coding sequence ATGAATGCCCAAGAGTTATACAAGTGCATGCTTTGCAAAAAACGTCATGCCCTCAGGTTCTGCCCACAATTTATACTGATGACTGTAGAAGACAGGAGAGCCGCCGTTCGACAACACCGTTACTGTCGAAATTGTCTGGCAAAAAGCCATTCTGTAGTAGAGTGTCAGTCGACGGATACGTGCCGAAAATGTGGGTTTCAGCATCATACAATGCTGCACCCACGAAAACTTGTACTGAAGTCAAAAAGCTCCAACGCCGCCTCCAAGTCGCACTCATCTAACCAACCAACTTCATCTCGGCCCCAAAGAAATCCAGCAGCACAGTCCAATGCCACAGCCAAATCACGCATTGGCCAACGTCAGCACTCAGCTTCGGctggccaacaacaacaaaggcgAGCCAAAAGGCACAATAAACCAAAGGGTCAAAGAAGccaccaacaacaaccaccCAAGCACCAACGAAAATTGAAGACCCAAAAGTCCAACAAAGAGCGCCCACTAACTTCACAACCCAACTACTTAATTTTATCTGAAGCCATCAAGTCGTTGGCAACAGTGTTATGCGCTTCACCAAATCTTGCGCAAGCGCAAGGCCGGCgccatggacaaatttga